CAAAGCGGTCGCGGCACGTCGCAAGCTGCTTGTCGCATCCCTCGACCAGCCGCACGCGCACCGGTGCCGCTGGTTCGAACGCCGGCGCCTCGGCGAGATGAAGACTTTCTCCGTCCGCGGAAATCACAGGGCTTTCCAGGCCGCAATTGGCGCCCTCGATCCACGACAAGCTGCCAAAAGCCATGCCGCCCACCGCCGCGTCGAGCGTCACCACGCGCCCGTCGACCGCCAGCACCCGCCGGATATGCGTGCGCGGCGCCAGATCGACGCGGCACGCGCGGTCGCCGAGCATTGCGCGGCACGAGGGCGAGGTCGCCGGGCATACCGGCCGGTCGAGCAGCCGCGTCACGCCTTGCAGCTCGGCGGCAAAGGCCGTCCCGCGCTGCTCGATCGCCCCTAATGATCCGCGCGCGACCGTCACCGGCGCCGCCTCCGGCGCGGTCCAGTCGGTGACGAACAGCTCGAGTTCCGCCCCGTCCCATCGCCCCGCTTCCAGATCGCGCGCGGCGATCGCGTCACTCGCGATTGCGCCCTCCAGGTCCATCGTCGCGGCGTCGATGCCGTCGTTCGTCTCGATCGCCGAGGGTTTCATCCCCGGCGCCGCGCGATAGGCCAAGCCGCCGACTACCAAATCGCGGTCGTGCGAGGTGAAGCCGATCGCGATCCCGTCGCGCCGCGCCAACCGCCAGCACCAGGCGAGCGTCACCAACTCCTCGCGCAGCCAGCCGGGCGCTTCCATCATCACCATGGCGCCCGCACCTCGACCAGCGGCACGCTCGCCAATTCGCCCGCGAGAAAGGTCGCGCGGCTCGCCTCCAGCCGGTCTTCGGCAAATCGCACCGGCACATCGAACAGAAAGCCCGCGCGCACCGCGACCCCCGGCCCCGGCGCGGCGTCGAGCGACACCTCGCCATCGTCGGTGATCAGGAACGCCGCCGTCTCGATCCCGTCGACCGCGACGCGCACGCTCCCTTCGACCGGCAGCCGGATCGGGCGGACCTGTTCGGCATCGCCCTCGCCATAGCGCTTCACCAGCGCGAACTGCCGCCGTTCCCCGTCGCCCAGACCGAGCAGCTGATCGTCCGCCGCCGGCAGACCGCCGTCGGCGGCCGAACTCCCGTCGAAGGGATCGCGAAAGCGAAACCCCCGCGCCGCGCCGCGCCGCGCGCGAAAGAAATCGGTCAGTGCGCGCACATCGGTTTCGGACCGGATTCCCGGCCCCGCGTCATAACGCATCCGCGGCTCGGCCCATTCGCTCGCGCGCTGCTCATGCCCCGATGGCGAACTCACGATCTGGGTCGAAAATTCGGTGACGACCACCGCTTCGCGCCCGATCGCGAGCGGAAAATCCACCGCATCGAAAGCCTGCACATCATCCTCCCCGTCAAAGATCACGAACCCGTCGCGCGCCACCTGCGGCAGCGCCCAGATAAAGGCGCGCGCCACCCCCGCGCGCCGCGCCGCGCCAGCCGCCTCGGCAATCGCCGCCCACCCGGCGCGCTGCTCGGGCAACAGCACGAAGCCCGAAAAATAATGCTGCTCATGGGCTGGATAGCCGAGCCGTACCGTCATCGCCGTCCGCGCGCCCGCCGTTTCCACGCCGCGCCCGCCGGTTACCCAGTCATAATCCTCCAGTTGCAGCACGTCGAAGGCCGGCGCTGCCCACCCTAACGGCACATTGGCGCGGCGCAGCGCGGGCGCCGCGGGGTCGAGGACCGTCGGCAGATAGACTAGCAGATGGCTAACCAGCCCCGTCGCGTCCGCCTCATCGCGCGCCGCCGCAACCAGCGCCGTTGTCGACGCCGCAAGCAGCGCCCCCAACGCATCGAGCATCGCCAGTTGCGACGCGTCCAGCATCCCGCGCACATCGGCGATCGGCACGCTGGCGCTGCCCAGCGCCGCCGTCGTCGCGGCATCATAGGCGCATATCCGCCCTTCGCCCGCGATCCACCACCACGGTTCGCCGACCTGGAATTTCAGGTCGAGTCCCGCCGCCGCGCCGATTGCGACGAACGCGCGTGCGACCGACTGCAAATATCCCATCGCCTCGTCATTCGCGGGGGACAGCAAGGTCGACGGAGGCTCCCACCCGGTCAGCGCCGGCGACCCGTCGCTCGCGCGCTGCTTCCAGTTTTCCGGGCAATAGGCATCGAACAGCTCGTAGGAGAGCGACCAGATCACTCCCAGCCCCGCCGCTTCGCATGCCGCCGCGAACGCCGCGTGCCACGCTGCGCTCGGCGCATTGAGCGCGCCGCCCGCAACGCCGACATGAAATGCGCCCTCCGCCGCCTCGAGCCGCATATAATGGCTCATCCCGACATAATGGACGATGTCGCCGCGATAGCCGAGCTGCACGACCTGCCGCACCAGCCGCGCGGGCGTCAGATGATAGCTGTCGTCATAGCCGCTCGCGATGCCCAGCCCCCCGTCTGCCGGGTCCAGCTCGGGCATCACCACATCGCCGATCGCAAGCACCGATCCCGATCCCGAGCAGACGATCTCGCTCATCTCGGCCCAGCCCTGCACGGGGGCCGGCAGCACGCCATCGCCGCCGTCATAGACCGGTGGCACCAGCGAAATGAACATCCGGTCGATATCGCCCGCCCACACGGGGTCGGCTTCGCCGGGCAACAGAAACCCGCCGGCCAGCGCATCGAAATCGAGTGTGACGATGGCGTCTTCCGCCGCCCCCTCGGCGTAATTCCACAGCCGCACATACCAGGCGCGAGCGCTCCCCGCGGCGTCGCGCCCCTCGATCGTCAGCGTCGGCCCGTGCAGCGCATCGAGCGGCTTAACCCCGCCCGACCGCCAGCGGAAGCTCAGCCGTGCGTGCCGGAAATCGCGTTTCGTCTCATAGGCGAGCAGCGGGTGATCCCAACGATCCTCGCTCTCCCAGATCAGCCCCGCCAGATCCTGCTTCCGATAAAAGACCGCCTCAACGCGCAGGGCGTCAGGCGCGTCGCTCGTCACGCTCGCCATCATCGGCCGCGCGAAATCGACCGTCCAGAACCTCGGGTCGAACCGCTTGAGCCAGGTTTTCCGATGATGCGGCTCGGCGGCCGAAACCAGCGCCCAGCCCATCAATCCTCTCCGCTTGCCACCGCGCGCCGCACCGCACGGGCCAGCTGCCGCCCCGTCTGCGCCAGCCGCTGCGGCTCGCTGCCTGCCTCGCCCCGCACATTCACCGTGATCGCGATGTTGCGCACGCCCCCGCCCGCCGCCTCGATCCGCCCGCTCGCGGTCGGCACGAACAGCTCGGGCCCGCGCTCGCCGACGCGATAGGCCCGCCCCGCGCTCACCGGCCCACCCGTCGCCCGGCCCGGCGCGCCGAACAGCGCCATCGCGATCGACGTACCCAGCGACAGCAGCCCCCCGCCGCCCGATCCGCCGCTCGCCGCGCCGATACCGTTCGAAATCGCCGCGCGCGCAATATCGGCCATCACCGACAGCGCGAGCCGCTTCAGATCCTCGAACCCCATCTTGCCGCTCACGATCGCGCGCGACAGCGCCCGCTCGATCGCACGCCCCGCGCGATCGGCTTCGACGACCAGCGGCCCGCCCAGTTCGGCGCGCAGCGCCGCTATGTCGCGCCGGAACGCTCCGGTATCGGCGCGCACCGCGACGATCATTTCGTCCACCTCATCCATCGGGAAATCTCTCCATCATCGCCGTCAGCGCCGCACCGTCGAAACAGGTCGCCTCGCCGGGGTCGACCCACCCCGCCAGCGCCGCGCGGACGTCGGCCGGCGTCGCCGCCCAGAACTCGCCCGGCCGCCATCCCGCGACGCGTGCCATCACCCCTGCGAGCCTGATCGCTGCGGGGCCAAGCCGATCGTCCGCCACCTCATCGTCCCTGCAATATCTGTCCCAGCAGCACGCGCAGCGCCGGGGTCACGGCAGCCAGTCCCTCGGCGACCACCGCCTCGCCCACCGCTTCGCGCGTCAAGGCCTCGGGCCGCTCCTTAACGCAATGCCAGAACAGCCCCGCCAACTCGCCCAGCCCCAACCGCCCCTCGGCCGCCCGTTCGACCAGGCCGAAGAGCGGCCCCAGCTCGGCCTCGGCGGCGACCAGCGCCGCAAAGCTCGGCCGCAGCACCAGCCGCCGCCCGCCGACCGTCAGTTCCGCCTCGCCGCGAAGCGCGTTGGCCCCGCTCACAGGCTCACCACCGCGCCGCTCGATTCCAGGTTCAGCGTGTAATTGCGCTCGCCATTATAATCGCCGGCATAGTCGAGCCGCGTGACGAGGAAACGCCCGCGCATCCGCTCGCCACTTTCGAAGCTCAGCTCATAATCGTCGATGGTCCCCGACAAGGCATGGCCGCGCAGCCGCACCTCGGCGTCCGAACCCGTAAAAATGCCCGCCGCGCTCACCGACACCGACCGGACGCCTGCGCCCGACAGCAGCTCGCGCCACCCGCCCGAATCCTTGGTCGTGACATTCACCGCTTCGCCGTTCACCGACAGCTGGGTGGTGCGCAGACCCGCGACCGTGCGATAGGTCGGTGGCGCTTCGCCGTCGCCGACCTTGAGCAGAAAATCGCTCCCATTTTCGATAGCCATCGTCTAATCTCCTCAAAATATAATCATGCGGATGGGGAGTCGCAGGATGCTGATCACGACATTGCTTTTGGCCGCCATGGTGCAGTCGTCGCCCGCGGCGACCGTCGCCACGACGCGCGTTGCCTTCACCAAATGCCTGCGCGACGACATGAAGAAGGCGCTCGAGGCCAAGGTCGAAGACGTCCAATATGAAATGCAGGTGAAATCGAACTGCGGGACCGAGCGCGACGCCTTTCGCAAGGCGGTGATCGCGCTCGGCCGCGCAAGCGGCGACTCCGAAGCGGTCGCGACCGAAGACGCCGACCTTCAGATCGAGGATTACCACGCCAATTTCACCGAAAAGTTCAAGGACTATAAGTCGACCAACACGATGCCGGGCGAATAGCGAAAACCTCGCTCTATCCCGCCAGACAGCGACACCGCACGATCGTCTCGCGGCGCCAGCCACCGTCGCGCGCGAAGGTGAACCGCGTCCGCATCACCCGCACGCTGACGACCGTCCAGCCGTCCGCCGCACCGCGCAAGCCGCCGGCCGCCGCCTCGATCCGCGCGACGGCACCGCAGTCGGCGCTCTCGCCGACGCCGTTCAACACCAGCATCACCTGCACCTCGCGCCCAGCCCGGTCCTTCGTGCCCCAGTCGCGGCCTTCCGCCCCGCCCACCGAGACATAGGGCGCGCTTGTCCGCGGCGGAACGCCGTCGAACACGCCATGCACCATCCCTGCGAGATCCGCGTCACCCGCCAGCAGCGCCAGCGCCTTCGCGCGCACCGCCTGCTCGGCGCCGCTCATCGCCCGCTTCCCAGCGTCAGTCGCCGCCACGGCTGCCACAGCGCCGCGATCATCGCGGGCGGCCCCACCCCCGTGCCGTCGCGTGCGTCGTGCAAATGCTGCGTCATCCGCACGATGCCCTGGCGGATCGCTTCGGGGATGCCGTTCGCGCCCTCGGCCATGCCGGCGCGATAGGCGATGCGCACGCGGGCCGCGCTCTCCGGATCGGTAACCGTAACGCAGGCGCTGCCGTCGCGCGCGATCGTCACGCGATACGCGTCCTCGCCGAGCGGGATTTCCGAACCGTCCGCCGACAGCAATGTTACGCCGTCGACCCCGATCACCGGCCGCGCGCCAAGCAGGATGCGTTCCGCTGACAGCTGCGCCTCCTCCTCGCCCGCGCGCACGACCAGCCACTGGCCGATGAACGCCTCGCAGATATTGGTCGCCGCACGCACCAGCCCTGCGATCACCGCGTCGTCAATCGTCGCGCCCAGCCGCAACCAGCCGCGCGCTTCGTTCAGGCTCACCGGGGCCTCGCCCGGCAACAGGCTTTCCGCCATCATCGCTCCTCCACCCGCAAGGTCATTGACCGTTCGTCGATTTGCCCGTCGCTCATCGTCACGCGATTGGTGACACGATAGACATGGCCCGCGACCCCGCCCGCCAGCGTGACGGTCACCTCCTTAAGGTCGTGCGCGCTACCGATCACGGTCACGCCGCCCTCTTCGTCCGGTGCGACCGACCAGTCGCTCGCCACGACCGCCTGGCCGCCCGGATAGGCGGCAGCCCAGTCGAACTCGAAATCGATCCGCGTGCCCGGATCCTTCACCATCATCGTCATCGTCTTCCCCTCCCGTCAGGGTTTGCGCACCGTCACGCGCCGCGCCGCCTCGCGCGCCAGCGGCAGCACCGTCTGCGGCGCCGCCGGCTCGGGACCGGCCCACTCGCTAGCGAGATCGCGCCTTGCGACATCGCCGATCGCGCGCGCGGCCAATGCCGATCCGTCCATCATGCCGCGGCCTCAAGCGCCGCGAGGCGCGCGTCCTGCGCCGCGATCAGGAACAGCGCCAGCTGATCGGTGCGCACGCCGAAGCGGTCGCCGGCGGGCGGGCCTTCGCCGGTGGCTTCCTCGTCCCATTTGTCGTGGCACAAAAAGGCATAGCGGCTGCTCGACGCCGCGCCTTCAGCGATCGGGTCGATCAGCCCTTCATCGGCCATGATCGCCCATACCGCCTGCGCGCGAACGCCAAAGTGCAGCCGAGCGCCGTCTTCCCCTTTCATGGCGATCGCGTGGTCCCATCGGAAAAAGCCGAGTTCGCCGATGATGCGGCGCGCCGCGGCTATTTCTTCGATGGTCGGCTCGCCACGCCACGTCTTTTCGCGGGCGTCCGAGGTGTTGATCGTGCCGGTGCCGGCATAGATTAGCGACCAGCGCGCCGACGACCATCCGAGCACCTGTATATTGTCTCCTCCCGGCGTCACATTTCCGGCGGCATCGACCGTCAACCGTTGGGCGCCGTCCGTAACCAGGGCGATCTGGTTTGAAGCCGACAACATAAGGCCGGTATCGGGATCGGCAGCGAAGCTATAAGCGGGCGCCGCGCTGGTCCCGGAAACGCCCTGCAATTGCCCTTCGGGCAGGATACGGAACAGGGTCGTCCCCGCCGCAAGCGGGTCGCCCGCAGAGGCGTTCGACCGGCGAAAAACGAGTTCGCCATAGGCGACATGGCTAGCGACGATGGCCCAATTGCGGTCGTTCACATTGCCGCTGCCGTTGTAAAAGGCGATGTTCGGCTGCGTCGCACTGCTTTCGAGGCGAAGCTGCGTGGCGCCCGCACCGCCTCCACGAACGTGCAGCAAAGCGGCGGGCGCGCTCGCTCCGATACCGAAATTCCCGCTGCCGGTGATCCGCGCACGCTCCGCGCCATTGGTCGCAAAGCCCAGTATATTGCTCGCGGGCTGCCACAAGCCGGTTCCGCCGTCGCCCGCAAAGCCGATCGACGGCGCGAGCGCGCTTCCGTTTCTTGCGGCCAGCGCGCCGTCCAGCGCATAACGGCCATCCCCATCGCGAAACGCCAGTGCCGACAGCGGAATATTGACCCAGCCGGCGCCACGGCGAACCGTCACTGCGTCCGTTGCGTCGCCCGCGCCCGCGCTTGCGTGCGTTGTCGACAGCGGCTGCTTCGCCTCGACCGCATCCGCCAGCCCCGCCAGTTCGCCGCCGACCGCCGTCACGCCGGCCGCCAGCGTCGCCGCCTGCGTATCGCTCGCCGCGAACCATCCGGCGCCCACGGTCAGCGCGATCGTTTTCAGTCCGGTCGCGAAATCGACCGTCGCACCGCCCGCCGACGATGCCGCCACCGTCTCGCGAAGCAAGCGGCCGTCGACGTCGATCCGGCCGGTGCCGACCTCCCATTGTTCGGGGCGGGCGATCCCCGCCACGGCATAGTGAAACGAAGCGCCGGGCGGCACCGCGTCGGCAAAGCGGCGATGACCGGGCACCGCGCCGGTCGGCGTCAGCGGCCCGGTCCCGCCGTCTTGGGCAAGCTCGCGTACCAGATCGGCAAAAAAGGGGGTCGGCATGGCAGGGCCATCCTTTCCAATAGGATTTTAATGGAGAAAATGCCGGTTGCCATTTCGTTCAGACCGAGTCGAAAATGACTTTCGCCCGCGACCCGGCGTGCTGCGTACCATTGTACATGAGCACCGGAAGCGCGGGCGACAGGCATTTGCAGGCCGGTATGGGCGGAATGGCGATCGGCATTTGGCGCCCGGCTCCGCCCCGAAAGGGTTGGACGGGCCGGGCGCCCTCGCGCACCAGCCTCTTAGCTGGCGGCGAACTTCATCAGCTTGATGGCCTGCGTATCGATGATCGCGCCGCCGACCCTTTTGGTTGCATAGAAATGCACGAAGGGCTTGTTGCTGAACGGATCGCGCAGAATCCGCGTTTCACCGCGATCGGCTATCAGGTAACCGGCGCGGAAATTGCCGAAGGCGACCGACAGGCTGTTCGCGCCGACATCGGGCATGTCTTCGGCCTCGACCACCGGATAGCCGAGCAAGGTCGCCGCCTGCCCCTCGACCATCCCCGGCTGCCACACGAAAGCGCCATCGGTCGTCTTGAACTTGCGAATGCGCGCCAGCGTGTCCGAATTCATCACCCAGCACGCGCCCTGACGATAGGGAGCCTTCAGCGAATGGACGAGCTCGACAAGCTTGTCCTGCGGGTTCGACGCCGGAAAGGCGCCCGCGGTCCCCGTCGCCAGATGCTGCAGCGTGCCGAAGGCGCGTACACCGTCGAGTTCGTTCGTGGTCGCATAGGTCAGGAAACCCTTCGGCCGGTTCGTCCCGTTGCCGGTCACGAACGCCGATCCTTCGGCGACCGCGAACTCGCGGCCGAGCTGCTCGGCCAGCCAGTCCTCGACATTGAACATCGCATCGTCGAGCATCGCCTGACTCGCCGCCGGATTGGCGTAGAGCTCGCCCGACGGCGGCGCTATCTCGGCAAAGCTGCGCGTCGCGGTCTCGGGCCGCGCCGCGGTCTCGCCGACCCAGCCCGCGCCCATCGATCCCGTCGCGATAAGCTTGCGATATCCGCTCGTCCCCGTCTGCACCACCGTCGCGATTCCGCGGATCGGCGACAGCGTCTTCAGCGTCGCCGCGATACTGCCGTCGATCTCGCGCGGCACGGCATAACCGCCCTCACCGCCCGACGCTCCCGAAAGGCTTTTCATCTCCACGCCGGCATCGATCCCGCGCCGCAGATAGCGTTCGACAAAGGCGTCGCGCGCCGGATCGGCCGCCTTCGCCCCGTCGAGCGGCAACCGCGACGCCGCCACCGCCTGCGCGTCCACCTGCGTCTTCAGCGCAGCCACCGACGCCTTCAGCTCATCCACGGCCTCGGCCGCCAGCACCGCATCGAACGCCCCCTCGAGCGCGTCGGCCTTCACTTCCATATCATCCATGCTTGTCACTCCTTCACCAAATCCACCGCGATTACCCGCGCCAAGGGCTGCATCGGCGCCGCCACCAGGCTGACCTCCGCCAAATCGAGCGCCGTCAGCTCGCGCGGCCCCGTTCCACGCGCAGCCCGCACCCGATATCCAAAGCTCAGCCCCGTCAGCGCGCCGCGCGCTACCAGCGCGGCGGCGGTCGGATGCGTCACCCGCGCCACCACGCGCAGCCCCCGCGCATCCTCCGCCAAAGTCTCGATCGCGCCGATCACGGCCCCCGGCCGGTGCTGCCACAGCAACGGCACGGCGCGTCCCTCCTTCAGACTCGCCGCAAACGCCCCCGCGCGCACCACATCGCCCCCGCGATCGACGCGGTCGAACACCGATGCATAGCCCGCGAACCTGACCCCCGCTCCCGCTTGCGAGAGGGGTCGGTAGAGGGCCCGTTCGGCTACCGCCTTCACTTCAGGAGCCCCGGCAGCCCCAGCTTCACCGCCAGCCCGACGACGACGAGCGCCAGCACACAGCGCACCGCCCAATCGACCACCGCCGCCCACACGCTCTTCTTCGCGTCGCGCCACGCGCCGAGCAGCTGCCGCAAATCGCTTACATCGTCGCGCGCCGCCTCGTCGGCGAGCCCGAGCCGCGCCAGCGCCCGCCGCGCCCCCAGTTCGCTCGCCTCCTCGACCACCGCGCGCAGCAAGGCCGCGTCAGGCGCGCCGGAAGCTCCGGCCGCACTCGTCCCCGCCAGCGCGACCAACCGCGCCAGCGCTTCGTCTTCATCCATTTGCATAACTCCTCTTCGTCACCCCGGGCTTGACCCGGGGTCCCGCTTTTCGAGCGTCGCTGAGCGGAACCCCGGGTCAAGCCCGGGGTGACGGTCCAGTTCAATCCAACCCCAGCAACGCCTTCTTCTCGTCCGCGCTCAGCCAGTCGGCCGCCGACACCTCGCGCCACAGCGCCATCCGGTCCTCGGCCAGCGCCGGCACCCGGTCGAGATCGACGCGCAGCTCCGCCCCCGCAAACCAGCCCGAAAGTCCCTGCGCCACCGCCGCCAAAATCTTCGCGCAGAGCGGCAACACCGTCAGCCGCCACAGCGCCCGATTGGCCTCGCGATAATTGGCATAGGTCGCGTCCCCCGGCAGTCCGAGCAGCATCGGCGGCACCCCGAACGCCATCGCGATCTCGCGCGCGCTCGAATCTTTCAGCGCCAGGAAATCCATCTCGGCCGGCGACAGCGACAGCGCCTGCCACTTCAATCCGCCTTCGAGCAGCAACGGCCGCCCCGCATTCGCCCCGCCCGCGAAACTCTCGGCCAGCTCCTCGCGCAGCCGGTCGACCTGCTCGGCCGACAAGGGCATGCCCTTGTCGCCCGGGTCGTGCACCAGCGCCCCCGAAGGCCGCGCCGCATTGTCGAGCAGCGCCGCATTCCACTTCGCGGCGGCATTATGCGCCGCGATCGCACCCGCAGCCGCGCCCAGACACCCCGCGCCATAATGATCGTCGAGCGGATGCAGCGCCTTCACATGCACCACCGCCACGCGCCCGGCGCCATCTTCCGCCGGAAGCACCGCGGCACTACCGCCGGCTTTATAGCGATAGGCTACCGGCCACCCCCGCGCATCGGCCTCGACCGTCACCCGCTCGGGCCGCAGCGCAAACAGCTCCGCCGGCGCCCCCGCACCATCGGTCAATATCTGCACATAGCCATTGCCGTGGAGCAGCAGCTGCGACGCCAACGTCTCGACCAGCCCCTGCCCGCCCGAAGTGCCCGCAACGAGCGCCGCCAGCGCCGGGTCGCTCGCCACCACCGGCGCCGACCCCGCCGCCTCGGCAACAAGCCGCACCGCCCGCTGCACGATCGCATTGGACAAATAGCCCTCGCGAACCTGCGCCTCCCAGCTCAACGGCGCGGGCGCCGACCAGCTCCCATACACACGCGACAAAGCGGGCCGCGCAGGATGCTGCGCGGCCTTGCGGCCAAACCAGTTCATGATGATCTCCTATGTCGCGCCCAAGAGGGACAGTACCCTACCTCTCGTCACCCCGGGCTTGACCCGGGGCCTGCCTATTCCACTCGTTCGTAATCCCCGGACGCGTTGCATCCCGACGCGACGATGGCTAATTGCTCGCAATGCACGAAAACGACGTGACGGGACTGGAAAGCCAATTCAACGAAGCTTTTTACGTGCCCGCAAAGTACGGCTGGCAGTCCAGACGCGCTATGATCCACTGGATCGAGACGGCACATCTAGAAGTCGCGCTGGCCGGTCCGGTTTACAGCATCGTGACTTCCGGTGGCTGCAACTATGTATATAGCCGCGAGGATTATTATTTCCGGGGCGTCGATAATCCGGTGGCCTTGCGAAATCGACTGCTGCAATCGCACAGCCAGATGGTCGAGATCGTCGACAACTTCATGCCAACGTCCTCCCGCGAATCCGCAGACCTCGTTTCGATGCGTCAATTCGTATCCGACATAGGCAATGTCATCGAAGCAGCATGCGATATCGAGCAGAGGCGCTGGGACGATCAAAACAATCGACAAGCCTAACACCTGACTACCGTTCAGCCTAAACCACCCGCACCCCCGGCTCCTTCCCTCTCTTCAGCCCGTCCAGCAAAGCCGCCAGCGCCCAAACGCACGCATCCGCCCGATCGGGCGAGCGCCCCGGTCCCGCATAGCCGCCGCCCACCTGCAACCCGCAAAGCTGGTCTTCCAAGTCCGCGAACGCCCCCGCATGCACCACCCGCCCGCGCTCATAGGCGATCGCGACCGGCTCGGCGCGGCGCGCCTTGCCGACGCTCGCGTGCACCGGCACCACCGGCAGCGTCAGTTCGGCCTGCCGCAGCGTATTTTCGACCATCTCGCCGCCCATATTGCTCTCGGCGACCACGCGGTCGGCGCCCCAGCGCGCCGCCGCGCTCGCCACCGCCTGCGCCCACACCGCGGGCGGCGGGTTCAGGGCGCTCGCATCCTCGACCACCGCCAGCCGCCCGTCGCGCAGCAGCGCCGCGACGACGATCCCGCACGCATCACCCGTGCTCGTCGCGGGCGGATCGACGCCGATCACCACGCGCACCGGCTTGCCGATCTCGTCGGCGCCGATCCGGCACCGCTCGATCAGCCCCCGCGTCCATAACGCGCCCTCGACATCCTCCAACATCTCGCCATCGAGCTCCTGCCGCCCCAGCCGCGTGCCGCCGTAACTCGCGACCATCGCCTCCACGAAATTCGACGGCAGATACGCGTTGTCATTTGTCCCGCCGCGCGTTTCCTCAAACCCCGGCAGCGCCATGATCCGCCGCATCAGCGCGGTCGGCCGCGGCGTCGTGGTTACCAGCACACGCGGCGCGTCGCCCAGCCGCAATCCCATCATCAGATTGTCCCATGCCATATGGCCTTGCGGCCACTTCGCCAGTTCATCGCACCAAGCGACATGATGCTCGGGTCCGCGCAAATTTTCAGCCGCCGCCGCCGAATAGAGCGTCGCCACGGCGCCGCTGTCGAAATGCAGTTCGCGCAGGCTCTCGCGCCAAAGCGGCTCCTCATCCGACCGCGCGACCGCCAGCAGCCCGCTCGGCCCTTCGATCATCACCCGGCGTCCGTCGGCATCGTTCGCCGCAACCAGCGCGATCCGGGCTCCCGGTAACATCCGCGCCCATTCGCTGATCCATTCGGCACCCGCGCGCGTCTTGCCGAACCCGCGCCCCGCGCGAATCATCCAGATGCGCCAGTCGCCCGGCGGCTCGCATTGCCCCTCCTGCGCCCAACCTTGCCACCGCTCGATCAACTCGCGGCGATATTTATATGGAAGGTCGCGCATCAACCGTCGCAACTGGCCCGGCGTCAGCGTCGCCAACAGCTCCAACAGGTCGCCGACGACATCGCGCGTCGCCTGCGCCATGTTAGAGTTGATCCCAGCCGCGCTGGCGTCGCAATATGTCGATCCGCTTCAGCACATAGGCATCGGTCTCCTCCGACGTCGGCAGTTTGCCCTTGCCGAGGCGGAGGCTGCGCAGCTTACCGTCGCGAACGCTCCCTTCATGCCGCCCGAGAACCCGCAGCGCCTGCTCCATCGTCATCGGCGCAATTACCACGCCCTCGCCCTTTTCGTTTTCGCTCGGTGACTGGCCCTCGACAACTGCCAAAGCGGCATGGAGCAACCCGATCTCCAGCCGCTGATAACCGGCGTCGAGCGCGCCCTGCCAAGCGGCCGCGAACGCCGGGTCGCGCTGGCGTATCTTGTAAAAGGTCGAAAAGGCGACACCGACCCGCTCGGCCGACAGCGTGACGTTGCAGGTCTCGCTCAGATGCTGGATGAACTCGTCACGCTTGCCCTGCGAAATTTCGCGGCGCGAGCGCTTCGTCTTGACCAGCAATCGCCCTTTCCCGCTTTTCACCACCAAGTCCATCGCCACCTCCCAAGGCAATCGGGCCGGAAGGCCTCCCGCAAAACGGAAGGCCGCCGGCCCGACTCGCAATTCTTCATGA
This DNA window, taken from Sphingopyxis sp. PAMC25046, encodes the following:
- a CDS encoding phage tail assembly chaperone, whose amino-acid sequence is MADDRLGPAAIRLAGVMARVAGWRPGEFWAATPADVRAALAGWVDPGEATCFDGAALTAMMERFPDG
- a CDS encoding gene transfer agent family protein, which produces MSGANALRGEAELTVGGRRLVLRPSFAALVAAEAELGPLFGLVERAAEGRLGLGELAGLFWHCVKERPEALTREAVGEAVVAEGLAAVTPALRVLLGQILQGR
- a CDS encoding DUF3168 domain-containing protein; this encodes MAATDAGKRAMSGAEQAVRAKALALLAGDADLAGMVHGVFDGVPPRTSAPYVSVGGAEGRDWGTKDRAGREVQVMLVLNGVGESADCGAVARIEAAAGGLRGAADGWTVVSVRVMRTRFTFARDGGWRRETIVRCRCLAG
- a CDS encoding tail tape measure protein; this encodes MDEVDEMIVAVRADTGAFRRDIAALRAELGGPLVVEADRAGRAIERALSRAIVSGKMGFEDLKRLALSVMADIARAAISNGIGAASGGSGGGGLLSLGTSIAMALFGAPGRATGGPVSAGRAYRVGERGPELFVPTASGRIEAAGGGVRNIAITVNVRGEAGSEPQRLAQTGRQLARAVRRAVASGED
- a CDS encoding DUF2163 domain-containing protein, translating into MVMMEAPGWLREELVTLAWCWRLARRDGIAIGFTSHDRDLVVGGLAYRAAPGMKPSAIETNDGIDAATMDLEGAIASDAIAARDLEAGRWDGAELELFVTDWTAPEAAPVTVARGSLGAIEQRGTAFAAELQGVTRLLDRPVCPATSPSCRAMLGDRACRVDLAPRTHIRRVLAVDGRVVTLDAAVGGMAFGSLSWIEGANCGLESPVISADGESLHLAEAPAFEPAAPVRVRLVEGCDKQLATCRDRFANAINFRGEAHLPGNDLLTRYPGG
- a CDS encoding phage major tail protein, TP901-1 family, whose protein sequence is MAIENGSDFLLKVGDGEAPPTYRTVAGLRTTQLSVNGEAVNVTTKDSGGWRELLSGAGVRSVSVSAAGIFTGSDAEVRLRGHALSGTIDDYELSFESGERMRGRFLVTRLDYAGDYNGERNYTLNLESSGAVVSL
- a CDS encoding DUF2460 domain-containing protein → MGWALVSAAEPHHRKTWLKRFDPRFWTVDFARPMMASVTSDAPDALRVEAVFYRKQDLAGLIWESEDRWDHPLLAYETKRDFRHARLSFRWRSGGVKPLDALHGPTLTIEGRDAAGSARAWYVRLWNYAEGAAEDAIVTLDFDALAGGFLLPGEADPVWAGDIDRMFISLVPPVYDGGDGVLPAPVQGWAEMSEIVCSGSGSVLAIGDVVMPELDPADGGLGIASGYDDSYHLTPARLVRQVVQLGYRGDIVHYVGMSHYMRLEAAEGAFHVGVAGGALNAPSAAWHAAFAAACEAAGLGVIWSLSYELFDAYCPENWKQRASDGSPALTGWEPPSTLLSPANDEAMGYLQSVARAFVAIGAAAGLDLKFQVGEPWWWIAGEGRICAYDAATTAALGSASVPIADVRGMLDASQLAMLDALGALLAASTTALVAAARDEADATGLVSHLLVYLPTVLDPAAPALRRANVPLGWAAPAFDVLQLEDYDWVTGGRGVETAGARTAMTVRLGYPAHEQHYFSGFVLLPEQRAGWAAIAEAAGAARRAGVARAFIWALPQVARDGFVIFDGEDDVQAFDAVDFPLAIGREAVVVTEFSTQIVSSPSGHEQRASEWAEPRMRYDAGPGIRSETDVRALTDFFRARRGAARGFRFRDPFDGSSAADGGLPAADDQLLGLGDGERRQFALVKRYGEGDAEQVRPIRLPVEGSVRVAVDGIETAAFLITDDGEVSLDAAPGPGVAVRAGFLFDVPVRFAEDRLEASRATFLAGELASVPLVEVRAPW